Below is a genomic region from Fusobacterium nucleatum.
ATTTATATATTTTAATTAGGGTTTAATATTAAATTCTAGCTTCATTTGAATTTTCTTGATTTACCATAGCTAATGCAGAACCATCATATAATCCAAATTTCTTTAAATCTTCTTCAACAGTTGTAATTCCTGCTATGCCAAAGTTTTCTACTAAAATTTTTGCTACATTTGGTGATAAGAAACCTGGTAGTGTTGGACCAACATGAATATTTTTTATTCCTAAGTATAACAATGCAAGTAAAACTATTACTGCTTTTTGTTCATACCAAGCTATATTAAATACTATTGGTAATTCATTTATATCATTTAATCCAAATACTTCCTTTAATTTAAGTGCTACCACTGCCCAAGAATAAGAGTCATTACATTGTCCAGCATCTAACACTCTTGGAATACCATTTATATCTCCTAAGTTCAATTTATTATATTTGTATTTAGCACAACCAGAAGTTAAAATAATTGTATCTTTTGGTAAATTTTCAGCAAATTCTGTGTAGTAATGTCTTTGTGACATTCTTCCATCACAACCACTCATTACAACAAATCTTTTAATTGCACCTGATTTAATATTTTCTACAACTTTATCAGCTAAACTTAAAACTTGGTTATGTGCAAAACCAACAATTATTTCTCCACTTTCTACTTCTACTGGTGCTTGACAAGTTTTTGCAAGTTCTATAACTTCAGAGAAATCTTTTGTTCCATCTGCATTAACTTTTATTCTCTTCCATCCTGGATATCCAGCAGCATTAGTTGTGAATACTCTATCTTTATATGTTGCATTCTTTACAGGTGGAACTATACAGTTAGTTGTAAAAACAATAGGTCCATTAAAATTTGTAAAGTCCTTCCTTTGATCCCACCAAGCATTTCCATAGTTTCCATAGAAATGAGAGTATTTCTTTAATTCAGGATATCCATGTCCTGGCAACATTTCTGAGTGAGTATAGATATCTACTCCTGCATCTTTACTTTGTTCTAATAATTGTTTTAAATCCCATAAGTCATGTCCACTTATTAAGATTCCAGGTCTTTTTCCAGCTCCAATTTTTACTTTTGTAATTTCTGGAGTCCCTAAAGCAGATGTATTAGCTTCATCAAGCAATGCCATTACTTTAACTCCATATTCTCCTGTTTTCATTGTTAAAGCAACTAATTGTTCTGCATTTAAGCTATCATTCATAGTTCCTAAAAGAGCTTCTTCAATAAAAGCAAATATTTCTTCACTTGTTTTTCCTAAGTTAAAAGCATGTTCTGCATAAGCTGCCATTCCTTTTAATCCATACATTATTAATTCTCTTAAAGATCTAACATCTTCATTTTCTGTTCTTAATACTCCAACTACTGATTGATTTTCAGAAAATTTTATTAAATCTTCATCTGATTCATAATACCAATTTACCAAATCAGTACCATATTTTTCTGCTTCTTTCTTTTCTTCATCAGTTGCAAGTGCTTTTAATTCTTCTCTTAGTTTTAATCCTGCTTTTATTTCATCTAATATTGCAGCATCATCAAAGTTAGCATTTGTAATTGTTATAAAAAGTGAGTTAACAAGATATCTATTTACTTTTTTTTCTAATAATTCTTTTGCTTTTCCACTTTTTCTAAAAATTGTACTATATGCTGCAACACCTTTATCAATATGTAATAATAAATCTTGTAAACCTGATGTTTCTGCATCCTTTCCACAAACTCCTATTGATGTACAACCAGTTCCTTTAGCAGTTTCTTGACATTGATAACAAAACATTTTATCCATTTTTCTTTATTCCTCCTTAATTAAAAACATAGTTCAATATTTCTTGAGATTATGATAATCTATATTTAATTTTATTTCTGTAACAAATGTTACTGAAATAAAAAAAATTTAAAATTAATATTAAAAGGTATAAAAATATGATAAAATAATAAACAATTTAAAAACTTAGGAGGAATAAATATGCATGATGGTTGTTCTGGTAAATTTGATGATGGAATGCAAGTTTTAGCAAAATTAAGAATGATGGGATTTAGTAAACAAGATATGCCTTTTCCTATGACATTTACTTGTAAAGAATGTGGGGAAGAAATAACTATGACTACTTTTGAATATGAATGTCCTCATTGTAGCATGGTTTATGCTGTTACACCTTGCCATGCCTTTGATGTAGAAAATATTTTAACTGCTGGAAAAGCAAAAAAATAAATGATAAAGGTTACTTCCATTTTTGAAAGTAACCTTTATCATTTATATTTTCTCCAATTCCACCTTTTCCACAACAACAGACTTTTGACTTACATAAATAACAAAACCTGGTTTTGCTCCATTAGGTTTAGATACATTCTTTCTTAAAGTATAATCAACTGTAACTTTTTCTCCTAAATTAGCCTTAGAAAAATATGCTGATACTTGTGCAGCTTTAACTATTAATTCATCAGTTAATTTAGAAGTTTTAAGAATAATATGAGAACTTGGAATATCTTTTACATGAAACCAATAATCATCTTTTGCAGAAACTTTAAAAGTTAAATTATCATTTTCTAAATTATTTCTGCCATATAAAATTAAATAATCTTCTCCTTCAATTACTCCATATTTAACTTCTTTTTTTAGTTTAGTTTTCTTTTTATTATGTAAACTCTTAATATAATTTAATTTTATTAATTCTTCTTCAATCTCTCTTAGTGAAATGACATCAGTACTATTTTCAATAAAAAGTAAAGTACTTTCAACATAAGTGATTTCTTCTTTTACTTCTTTTTCACGCCTTATAGCATTTATAAGTCCTCTTTTTACCTTATTATATTTTTTATAGATTCTATCTAAGTTTTCATTTGGACTTATTAAAGGGTCAAGCTCAATTTCAACCTCCTTATTATTATAAAAATCATAGGCTTTTATAGAGTTCATACCTCTTTTTACATTATATAAAACAGAAGCTAAAATATCTCCTTCTTCTTTTATACTATCCATAGTTTTAGAATCTTCTATATCTTTTTTTATTAAAGATAAAGTCTTATTTAGTTTCTTTAATTTCTTTTCAAGTGAACTATTTAACCTATTTTTTAACAACATAAAACTTGTTGTAGTATGCTCATATTCAATATAGAAATTAATCATTTCATCATAAGAAGAAAATTCTTTTACTTCATCATAATCTTTAAAATCTAAATCTAAAACTGTTGCTAATTTTATTTTTTTATCTTTAAAGTATATTTTTGCCTTTACATCACTATTTAAAATATTTCTAAAATCTTTAAAAGTTTTAATATTATTTAAAAATTTTCCTACACCTTCAATTTCACTTGATAAAAGAGTATTATTTTCTAATATCTTATTAAAATCTTTTTCATTTACATCAACAGGTAATATTTTTTTATCAAACTTAGGTCTTGTATAAGTTTCACCTAAAAATAATGTTCTATCAAAATTTTCTGAAATATGAAATTTCTTTAATGTATCCAATACTTTATTTTCTTCATCAGTAAAAATAACATTAGATAATTTCCCTATACATTCAAAGTAAATTTTATATTTTTTTATTTCACCCAATTCATTTATTCTTGAAAAATGAAAAACTAGGATTCTATCAAACCCTAGCTGTTCTATATCTGTCAACATAGCGTTCATTAAATTTTTTCTTAAATTAGAAATTATTGATGAAGCTATATCTAAAATTGGCTGTTCTTTACTTTTAGTAATATAACAAATAGGTAAGCTTGGTATACAAGAAAGTAAGAGTTCAATTTTTCCAAAATGTATTGAAATTGTGTACTCATTATTTTTAAATATTCTATTTATTCTTTTGCCCTCTAAACTTTTTTTTAACTCTTCCTTTATTTTTGAAAGAGATATACCATCTATATATAACATATTAATCAGCTTTTACTCCTATTAAATTTTTTGCATCTAAAATATCAAGTATTAAAATTTCTCCATCATCTTTTTCAATTTTAAATTGTGATTTATCATTAGATTTTAAAACTTTTAGAAGTGTAAAGTTTTCTATATTATGACTCAAAAAATAATTTTGAACGATAGGAGTTCCTTTTATTTCAACAATAGAAACCTTTGTCCCTTCTTTAAAATCTGTTATAGTCATAGGTTTAAAATAGTCTGTCTTATTTCTCAAAGATTCTAAAATTACTTCAAAAGTACTAACAAATTGTTCTAAATCTTTATCAGGTATGCTTTCAGTGATAGAAGCCATAATCATTTTATGATAATTATTGTGATAAGTTAAAGCATCTACACCTTTTTTAGTAAGTGATACAAACACCTTTCTTCTATCTGTTGTTGATCTTGCTCTATCAATATATCCTTTATCAGATAATTTTGAAATAGCAACTGTCGCTGTTCCCATTGTTATACCAATTTTATCAGCAAGTTCATTCATAGTAAGTTGAGTATTTTCTCCTATTGATTCAATTATATGTAATTCTGTATGTGTTAAAGCTTTAATCCCTCTTTTTAAAGCCATATCCTCTGTTTTATAAAATAATTTGTAATACTCCTCTAAAACATCATTAACTCTTTGTATATTTACTGACATTGTTTTCCTCCTTTATTTAGCTTTTAATTTTAATAAATTTATTCTTTCTTTATAATTTCCTGAAAATACATAAGAACCTGCTACAAATATATTAGCTCCTGCATCTATACAAACTTTTATAGTTTCATCTGTAATTCCACCATCTACCTCTATATCTATATCTGTTCTCATTTTCTTTATTGCCTTAATTTTTTCAACTACTGCTGGTATAAATTTTTGTCCACCAAAACCTGGATTTACACTCATAACCAATACCATATCAATATCATTTATAACATATTTCAATACTTCTTCTGATGTAGATGGATTTAATGATATTCCTGCCTTAACTCCAAAAGATTTAATTTGTTGTATAACTCTATGTAAATGTATTGTTGATTCTGCATGTACAACAACAATATCCGCTCCTGCTTTCACAAAATCTTCAATATATCTTTCTGGTTTATCTATCATCAAATGCACATCAAATACAAGCTCAGTACATTTTCTAATACATTTTATTACGGGAGGTCCAAAAGTTAAGTTAGGTACAAATTGTCCATCCATAACATCTATATGTACATAGTCTGCTCCTGCTTTATCAATAGCCACAACTTCCTCACCAAGTTTTGAAAAATCACTTGATAATATGGATGGAGCTATTTTAATCCCATTAGTCATATCGATTCCACCTTTCTAATAAAATTTCCAAAGTCTTTTTATAAAAATCATATCTCTCTTTTGA
It encodes:
- a CDS encoding NFACT family protein, whose product is MLYIDGISLSKIKEELKKSLEGKRINRIFKNNEYTISIHFGKIELLLSCIPSLPICYITKSKEQPILDIASSIISNLRKNLMNAMLTDIEQLGFDRILVFHFSRINELGEIKKYKIYFECIGKLSNVIFTDEENKVLDTLKKFHISENFDRTLFLGETYTRPKFDKKILPVDVNEKDFNKILENNTLLSSEIEGVGKFLNNIKTFKDFRNILNSDVKAKIYFKDKKIKLATVLDLDFKDYDEVKEFSSYDEMINFYIEYEHTTTSFMLLKNRLNSSLEKKLKKLNKTLSLIKKDIEDSKTMDSIKEEGDILASVLYNVKRGMNSIKAYDFYNNKEVEIELDPLISPNENLDRIYKKYNKVKRGLINAIRREKEVKEEITYVESTLLFIENSTDVISLREIEEELIKLNYIKSLHNKKKTKLKKEVKYGVIEGEDYLILYGRNNLENDNLTFKVSAKDDYWFHVKDIPSSHIILKTSKLTDELIVKAAQVSAYFSKANLGEKVTVDYTLRKNVSKPNGAKPGFVIYVSQKSVVVEKVELEKI
- a CDS encoding MarR family transcriptional regulator, whose product is MSVNIQRVNDVLEEYYKLFYKTEDMALKRGIKALTHTELHIIESIGENTQLTMNELADKIGITMGTATVAISKLSDKGYIDRARSTTDRRKVFVSLTKKGVDALTYHNNYHKMIMASITESIPDKDLEQFVSTFEVILESLRNKTDYFKPMTITDFKEGTKVSIVEIKGTPIVQNYFLSHNIENFTLLKVLKSNDKSQFKIEKDDGEILILDILDAKNLIGVKAD
- the rpe gene encoding ribulose-phosphate 3-epimerase, whose amino-acid sequence is MTNGIKIAPSILSSDFSKLGEEVVAIDKAGADYVHIDVMDGQFVPNLTFGPPVIKCIRKCTELVFDVHLMIDKPERYIEDFVKAGADIVVVHAESTIHLHRVIQQIKSFGVKAGISLNPSTSEEVLKYVINDIDMVLVMSVNPGFGGQKFIPAVVEKIKAIKKMRTDIDIEVDGGITDETIKVCIDAGANIFVAGSYVFSGNYKERINLLKLKAK
- the hcp gene encoding hydroxylamine reductase, with the translated sequence MDKMFCYQCQETAKGTGCTSIGVCGKDAETSGLQDLLLHIDKGVAAYSTIFRKSGKAKELLEKKVNRYLVNSLFITITNANFDDAAILDEIKAGLKLREELKALATDEEKKEAEKYGTDLVNWYYESDEDLIKFSENQSVVGVLRTENEDVRSLRELIMYGLKGMAAYAEHAFNLGKTSEEIFAFIEEALLGTMNDSLNAEQLVALTMKTGEYGVKVMALLDEANTSALGTPEITKVKIGAGKRPGILISGHDLWDLKQLLEQSKDAGVDIYTHSEMLPGHGYPELKKYSHFYGNYGNAWWDQRKDFTNFNGPIVFTTNCIVPPVKNATYKDRVFTTNAAGYPGWKRIKVNADGTKDFSEVIELAKTCQAPVEVESGEIIVGFAHNQVLSLADKVVENIKSGAIKRFVVMSGCDGRMSQRHYYTEFAENLPKDTIILTSGCAKYKYNKLNLGDINGIPRVLDAGQCNDSYSWAVVALKLKEVFGLNDINELPIVFNIAWYEQKAVIVLLALLYLGIKNIHVGPTLPGFLSPNVAKILVENFGIAGITTVEEDLKKFGLYDGSALAMVNQENSNEARI